In one Pseudomonas sp. 31-12 genomic region, the following are encoded:
- a CDS encoding glutamine synthetase family protein — protein sequence MTEPLLSFDQLKRAAASGEIDTVLVCMVDMQGRLVGKRFQVEFFIDSGHEETHCCNYLLADDIDMEPVPGYAAASWSKGYGDFVLKPDMSTLRRVPWLECTALVLCDVLDHHHRRDLPHSPRAILKKQIERLRERGYTGMFASELEFYLFDESYEAIHKRNYLKPKTAGHYIEDYNILQTTREEPVLRAIRKHLQASGIPVENSKGEWGPGQEEINIRYADALTMADHHVIIKHACKEIAQLQGKAITFMAKWRYDAAGSSSHIHNSLWDKNGKKPLFFDAKAEFGMSKLMRAWVAGQLKYANDITCFLAPYINSYKRFQAGTFAPTRAVWSRDNRTAGFRLCAESSKSIRIECRIGGADLNPYLAFAALIAAGLAGIDEKLNLTPPFEGDAYVDEHLPEVSKTLREACAALQSSTMLREAFGDEVIDHYVHTAEWEQKEYDRRITDWELQRGFERY from the coding sequence ATGACCGAGCCCCTCCTCAGTTTTGATCAACTCAAGCGTGCTGCCGCCTCCGGCGAAATTGATACTGTTCTTGTTTGCATGGTCGACATGCAAGGCCGACTGGTCGGCAAGCGATTCCAGGTCGAGTTTTTCATCGACAGCGGCCATGAAGAAACCCACTGCTGCAATTACCTGTTGGCCGACGACATCGACATGGAACCCGTGCCGGGTTACGCCGCTGCCAGTTGGAGCAAAGGCTACGGCGACTTTGTCCTCAAGCCTGACATGTCGACGTTGCGGCGAGTGCCCTGGCTCGAATGCACGGCGCTGGTGTTGTGCGACGTGCTCGATCACCACCATCGGCGCGACCTGCCGCACAGCCCGAGGGCGATCCTGAAAAAGCAGATCGAGCGACTGCGCGAACGCGGCTACACCGGCATGTTCGCCTCGGAACTTGAGTTCTATCTGTTCGACGAAAGCTACGAGGCTATCCACAAACGCAATTACCTCAAGCCGAAGACTGCCGGCCACTACATCGAGGATTACAACATCCTCCAGACCACTCGCGAGGAGCCGGTGCTGCGGGCGATTCGCAAGCATCTGCAGGCGTCCGGCATTCCCGTGGAAAACTCCAAGGGTGAATGGGGCCCGGGCCAGGAAGAGATCAACATTCGTTACGCCGATGCGCTGACCATGGCCGACCACCACGTCATCATCAAGCACGCCTGCAAAGAGATCGCGCAGCTGCAAGGCAAGGCGATCACGTTCATGGCCAAGTGGCGGTATGACGCCGCCGGTTCCAGCAGCCATATCCACAATTCGCTATGGGACAAGAACGGCAAAAAACCGCTGTTCTTCGACGCCAAGGCTGAGTTCGGCATGTCGAAACTCATGCGTGCGTGGGTGGCCGGGCAGCTGAAATATGCCAACGACATCACCTGCTTTCTCGCGCCCTATATCAACTCCTACAAGCGTTTCCAGGCCGGCACCTTTGCGCCGACCCGGGCGGTCTGGAGTCGCGACAATCGCACCGCAGGCTTTCGTCTGTGTGCGGAAAGCAGCAAATCCATCCGCATCGAATGCCGCATCGGCGGCGCCGATCTCAACCCTTATCTTGCGTTCGCCGCGTTGATTGCCGCGGGCCTGGCGGGTATCGACGAGAAGCTCAACCTCACGCCGCCCTTCGAAGGCGATGCCTACGTTGACGAACATCTGCCGGAGGTGTCGAAGACTTTGCGCGAAGCCTGCGCCGCGCTCCAGAGCTCGACGATGTTGCGCGAAGCGTTCGGTGATGAAGTGATCGACCACTACGTGCACACCGCCGAATGGGAGCAGAAAGAGTACGACCGGCGTATCACCGACTGGGAATTGCAGCGCGGTTTCGAGCGCTATTGA
- a CDS encoding iron-containing redox enzyme family protein: MTALTRLESRTADEHPIPDAGSLKQAYEQLLLSDDPEQRRALARSFLEAQIEHATDLPQEMPTDLSALQSFVEQHSVEVARQYADYLQQRKAGGPRQFFTNKAHALFFLQAVAPTKLVDGAWLYGLLRQWRDPRFEGLICTYLEELGDGNPAQNHVVIYRKLLAEHGLQDTGVIADEHYLQGAMQLALGESADEFLPEVIGYNLGYEQLPLHLLISAYELSELGIDPYYFTLHVTIDNASTGHAHKAVQSVLQLLPVEGDREDFLRRVGLGYRLNDLGQGSRAIIESFDLDTELLNMLERKRPFGQHMHSDYCRFEGKTVNQWLSAPEQLPGFLTAMENKGWIKRQQDPQASRFWQLIEGDGAAMFGVFSPYEKQLLHDWIAGDWTPEHPAKAVRRGTSVATEPPVPENDPDIQSLQTSLDGLAAHEQMPVLIPWLSAHRHSHPAGLMATRRFIELKSRLR; this comes from the coding sequence ATGACTGCCCTGACACGACTTGAATCGCGGACTGCCGACGAACACCCGATCCCGGACGCCGGAAGCCTGAAACAAGCCTATGAACAACTGCTACTGAGCGACGACCCCGAGCAACGGCGCGCACTTGCCCGAAGCTTTCTTGAGGCGCAGATCGAACACGCCACCGACCTGCCTCAGGAGATGCCGACGGACCTGTCGGCGCTGCAATCGTTCGTCGAGCAGCACAGCGTCGAGGTCGCCCGCCAATACGCCGACTACTTGCAACAACGCAAGGCAGGCGGGCCGCGCCAGTTCTTTACGAACAAGGCGCACGCGCTGTTTTTCCTGCAAGCCGTGGCTCCGACCAAACTGGTTGACGGCGCCTGGCTGTACGGCCTGTTACGTCAGTGGCGCGACCCGCGTTTTGAAGGGCTGATTTGCACTTATCTGGAAGAGTTGGGCGACGGCAACCCGGCGCAGAATCACGTGGTGATCTACCGCAAGCTGCTCGCCGAACATGGCCTGCAAGACACCGGGGTGATCGCCGACGAGCATTATCTGCAAGGCGCGATGCAACTGGCGCTGGGCGAATCCGCCGACGAGTTTCTGCCGGAGGTGATCGGCTACAACCTCGGCTACGAACAACTGCCGCTGCATTTGCTGATCAGCGCCTATGAACTCAGCGAACTGGGTATCGATCCGTATTACTTCACCCTGCACGTGACCATCGACAACGCCAGCACCGGCCACGCGCACAAGGCCGTGCAGTCGGTGCTGCAGCTGCTGCCGGTGGAGGGCGATCGTGAAGACTTTCTGCGCCGGGTCGGGTTGGGTTATCGGCTTAATGATCTGGGGCAGGGCAGTCGCGCGATCATCGAATCGTTCGATCTCGACACCGAGCTGCTCAACATGCTTGAGCGCAAGCGTCCGTTCGGCCAGCACATGCATTCCGACTACTGCCGCTTCGAAGGCAAGACCGTCAACCAATGGCTGTCGGCACCCGAGCAGTTGCCCGGTTTCCTCACCGCCATGGAAAACAAAGGCTGGATCAAGCGTCAGCAGGACCCGCAAGCCAGCCGGTTCTGGCAGTTGATCGAGGGTGACGGTGCCGCGATGTTCGGGGTGTTCAGCCCTTACGAAAAACAGCTGTTGCATGACTGGATCGCCGGCGACTGGACGCCTGAGCACCCGGCCAAAGCGGTTCGCCGGGGCACGAGCGTCGCGACAGAACCGCCGGTGCCCGAAAACGATCCGGACATCCAGAGCCTGCAAACCTCGCTGGACGGGCTTGCCGCACACGAACAGATGCCGGTGTTGATCCCATGGTTGTCGGCGCATCGGCATTCTCATCCGGCCGGCCTGATGGCCACGCGACGGTTCATCGAACTCAAATCCCGCCTGCGATAG
- a CDS encoding class I SAM-dependent methyltransferase gives MNQEEQLGTADLALVQLGRRLQADGYRFITPTPLTHQRVNDRAFGQSARTLRDVFGWSRSFEPGLLSTDEQLQLEQAGVLQESNGRLKSRVRWSSLDDLLFVHSGFPTDAADAVFFGPDTYRFAQLIHAHLQQTFAPIRRAVDIGCGAGVGAIVIARARREAEVLAVDINPAALRLTAVNAALAEVANVTVEASDVLQDVDGNFDLIVANPPYMADPAERAYRHGGGEFGEQLSLRIVEQALYRLAPGGSLVLYTGVAMIDGQDPFIEALTPHLEASMFGWTYRELDPDVFGEELLTPGYQRVERIAVVALIVTRIGSGIGGSVEPAGAP, from the coding sequence ATGAATCAGGAAGAGCAACTGGGCACGGCCGATCTGGCGCTGGTGCAACTGGGGCGCCGCTTGCAGGCCGATGGCTACCGGTTCATCACCCCGACGCCGCTCACCCATCAGCGGGTCAACGACCGCGCTTTCGGACAGAGCGCTCGGACCCTGCGTGATGTGTTCGGTTGGTCGCGCTCATTCGAACCGGGCCTGCTGTCGACGGATGAACAGTTGCAGTTAGAGCAGGCGGGTGTCCTTCAAGAAAGCAACGGCCGACTCAAAAGCCGCGTGCGCTGGTCCAGTCTGGATGACCTGCTGTTCGTGCATTCAGGGTTTCCGACTGACGCCGCCGATGCGGTGTTCTTCGGCCCGGACACCTACCGTTTCGCGCAGCTGATCCACGCCCATCTGCAGCAAACCTTCGCGCCCATCCGACGCGCCGTGGACATCGGCTGCGGCGCGGGTGTCGGGGCGATTGTGATTGCCCGCGCACGCCGTGAAGCCGAAGTGCTGGCCGTGGACATCAACCCCGCGGCGCTACGCTTGACGGCCGTCAACGCAGCGCTGGCCGAAGTCGCTAACGTTACGGTCGAGGCCAGCGATGTGTTGCAAGACGTCGACGGCAATTTCGATCTGATCGTTGCTAATCCGCCCTACATGGCCGACCCAGCCGAGCGTGCTTACCGCCATGGCGGCGGCGAATTCGGTGAGCAATTGTCCTTGCGCATTGTCGAGCAGGCGTTGTATCGCCTGGCGCCGGGCGGCTCTTTGGTGCTGTACACCGGGGTGGCAATGATCGATGGCCAGGACCCGTTTATCGAGGCGCTGACCCCGCATCTCGAGGCGTCGATGTTCGGCTGGACCTACCGCGAACTCGATCCCGATGTGTTCGGTGAAGAGTTGCTGACACCGGGCTATCAACGGGTGGAGCGGATTGCGGTCGTGGCCTTGATCGTCACGCGCATCGGCTCTGGCATTGGGGGAAGCGTTGAGCCAGCAGGTGCGCCATGA
- a CDS encoding cytosine permease — protein MTQQRSPLIETRSIDFIPEAERHGSLYSQFTLWLGANLQITAIVTGALAVVLGGDVFWSLIGLLIGQVLGGAVVALHAAQGPKLGLPQMISSRVQFGVYGAAIPIVLVCLMYLGFSATGAVLSGQAIAQLIHVSDSAGILIFAACIAFLTIFGYRVIHLVGRVASVLGIIAFAYLFTRLMTLNDIGLLLENRHFGWSTFLLAVSLSASWQIAFGPYVADYSRYLPSKTSSWKTFAAVGLGTVLGAQASMVLGVFAAALAGVNFRGHEVATIVGLGSTGVMASLLYLSVVFGKVTVSTLNAYGSFMCVATIISGFRSRLEITARQRMVFVLLIVAASTTLALLGQYSFLNSFKYFILFLLTFFTPWSAINLVDYYFINKERYDIPALSDPAGRYGRWNVRGISVYVIGVLIQLPFVDTHFYSGPMVAQLGGVDISWIVGLVVPGILYYLLARTSAVAVVPEEPSKA, from the coding sequence ATGACCCAACAACGAAGTCCCCTGATCGAGACCCGTTCGATCGATTTCATCCCCGAGGCCGAGCGTCATGGCAGCCTCTACAGCCAGTTCACCCTGTGGCTCGGTGCCAACCTGCAAATCACCGCCATCGTCACCGGCGCACTGGCCGTGGTGCTGGGCGGTGACGTGTTCTGGTCGCTCATCGGCTTGCTGATCGGCCAGGTGCTCGGCGGCGCGGTCGTGGCCTTGCACGCCGCCCAGGGACCTAAGCTCGGGCTGCCGCAGATGATCTCCAGTCGTGTGCAATTCGGAGTCTATGGGGCGGCGATCCCGATTGTGCTGGTGTGCCTGATGTACCTCGGTTTCAGCGCCACCGGCGCGGTCCTGTCGGGGCAAGCCATTGCGCAACTGATCCATGTCAGCGACAGCGCCGGCATCCTGATTTTCGCCGCCTGCATCGCGTTTCTGACGATCTTCGGCTATCGGGTCATTCATCTGGTCGGACGGGTGGCCAGCGTGTTGGGCATCATTGCCTTTGCCTATCTGTTTACCCGGCTGATGACGCTCAATGATATCGGCCTGTTGCTGGAAAACCGTCACTTCGGCTGGAGCACCTTCCTGCTGGCCGTGTCGCTGTCCGCGTCCTGGCAAATCGCCTTCGGCCCCTACGTGGCCGACTACTCACGCTACTTGCCGAGCAAAACCTCGTCCTGGAAGACCTTCGCTGCCGTCGGCCTGGGCACCGTGCTCGGCGCCCAGGCGTCCATGGTGCTGGGTGTGTTTGCCGCAGCGTTGGCCGGCGTGAATTTTCGCGGTCATGAAGTGGCAACCATCGTCGGCCTGGGCAGTACCGGGGTGATGGCCTCGCTGCTGTACTTGAGCGTGGTGTTCGGCAAGGTCACGGTGTCGACGCTCAACGCGTATGGCAGCTTCATGTGCGTGGCGACGATCATCAGTGGCTTTCGCAGCCGTCTCGAAATCACCGCCCGCCAGCGCATGGTGTTTGTGCTGTTGATTGTCGCGGCGTCCACCACGTTGGCGCTGCTGGGGCAGTACTCGTTCCTAAACTCGTTCAAGTACTTCATCCTGTTTCTACTGACCTTTTTCACGCCGTGGAGCGCGATCAACCTGGTGGATTACTACTTCATCAACAAGGAACGCTACGACATTCCGGCGTTGTCCGATCCGGCAGGCCGTTATGGTCGCTGGAACGTACGCGGGATCAGCGTGTATGTCATCGGCGTATTGATCCAGTTGCCTTTCGTCGACACGCATTTTTACTCCGGACCGATGGTCGCGCAGCTCGGTGGTGTCGATATTTCCTGGATCGTCGGGCTGGTGGTGCCGGGCATTCTCTACTACCTGCTGGCGAGAACATCAGCGGTGGCGGTGGTGCCTGAGGAGCCTTCAAAGGCCTGA
- a CDS encoding peroxiredoxin, producing MTIRIGDEAPDFTVESTEGTLHFHEWIGDKWAILFSHPKDFTPVCTTELGYMAALKPEFDKRNTKVVGLSVDPVSNHASWAKDIEETQGHAVNYPMIGDENLVVAKLYDMIHPNASGGARTAVDNATVRSVFIIGPDKKVKAMLIYPMSAGRNFDEVLRLLDALQLNAKHTVATPVNWRPGEDVIIPTSVSDEDAKKKYPDGFKTVKPYLRTVAQPK from the coding sequence ATGACCATCCGCATTGGCGACGAAGCACCGGACTTTACCGTCGAAAGCACCGAAGGCACGCTGCATTTCCATGAGTGGATCGGCGACAAGTGGGCAATTCTGTTCTCGCATCCCAAGGACTTCACCCCGGTGTGCACCACTGAACTCGGTTACATGGCAGCGCTCAAGCCGGAGTTCGACAAACGCAACACCAAGGTGGTCGGCCTCAGCGTCGACCCCGTCAGTAACCATGCAAGCTGGGCCAAGGACATCGAAGAAACCCAGGGGCATGCGGTCAACTACCCCATGATCGGCGACGAGAACCTGGTGGTGGCCAAGCTCTACGACATGATCCATCCAAATGCCAGCGGCGGCGCACGCACGGCCGTGGACAACGCCACGGTGCGTTCCGTGTTCATCATCGGGCCGGACAAAAAGGTCAAGGCGATGCTCATCTACCCGATGAGCGCCGGGCGCAACTTTGATGAGGTACTGCGCCTGCTCGATGCGCTGCAATTGAATGCCAAGCACACCGTTGCCACCCCGGTTAACTGGCGTCCGGGTGAAGATGTGATCATTCCGACTTCGGTGTCCGATGAGGACGCGAAGAAGAAATACCCGGATGGTTTCAAAACGGTGAAACCTTATTTGCGCACGGTGGCGCAACCGAAGTAA
- a CDS encoding N-acetyltransferase yields the protein MAVQVLRVDTTHIDKIASLFDAYRGFYGQPSNLQQSRGFIAERIDRDESVIFFTSDLSGNALGFVQLYPTFSSIDAHRTWLLSDLFTAPEARGQGVGRLLMKAARDFALSTGAKGMVLETATDNFGAQRLYESLGYVRDTGYYTYCLDLKQG from the coding sequence ATGGCCGTTCAAGTCTTGCGCGTCGACACAACGCACATCGACAAAATCGCGAGTCTCTTCGACGCTTATCGAGGCTTTTACGGCCAGCCTTCGAACTTGCAGCAGTCCCGCGGTTTCATCGCCGAACGTATTGACCGGGACGAATCCGTGATCTTTTTCACATCGGACCTTTCCGGTAATGCGTTGGGGTTCGTCCAGCTGTACCCAACATTTTCCTCCATCGACGCCCACCGGACCTGGCTGCTCAGCGACCTGTTCACCGCTCCCGAAGCACGGGGGCAGGGTGTGGGGAGGCTACTGATGAAAGCTGCCCGAGACTTTGCGCTATCGACTGGCGCCAAGGGCATGGTGCTGGAAACGGCTACGGATAATTTCGGCGCTCAGCGGTTGTATGAGTCGTTGGGTTACGTGCGCGACACCGGTTATTACACCTACTGCCTCGACTTGAAGCAGGGTTGA
- a CDS encoding cupin domain-containing protein encodes MRTVHVIEQAPAPVNVVGEAITILAGGDLSKPFEMHIQEGVQGGGPPPHFHPWDEAFYVVDGQVEVTVAGKSTTVSAGGYVHIPGGSIHAYKNISPTAKMIGVVSDPRGGQFFAAVDQLRVPEDLPRILEIAEAHGVIFLVPKSPPAV; translated from the coding sequence ATGCGAACGGTGCACGTCATCGAACAAGCGCCTGCGCCGGTGAATGTCGTGGGCGAGGCGATCACGATTCTCGCGGGCGGCGACCTGAGCAAGCCCTTTGAAATGCATATTCAGGAAGGCGTGCAAGGCGGTGGACCGCCGCCGCATTTTCATCCTTGGGACGAAGCGTTCTACGTGGTCGACGGCCAGGTCGAAGTGACTGTGGCGGGCAAGTCCACCACTGTCTCTGCCGGGGGGTACGTGCATATCCCCGGCGGATCCATCCATGCCTACAAGAACATCAGCCCTACCGCGAAGATGATTGGCGTGGTGTCGGATCCACGGGGCGGGCAGTTTTTTGCGGCGGTGGATCAATTAAGGGTGCCGGAGGATTTGCCGCGGATACTCGAGATTGCCGAAGCGCATGGGGTCATCTTTCTGGTGCCAAAATCACCGCCTGCCGTGTAG
- a CDS encoding helix-turn-helix transcriptional regulator, with the protein MKEGDEVGAQPSMATLKAFNRCVLHLGRLARERGASQFIAEGLQAFRQLVPFASAWWGEMSASAGNAPPKSWMHGRINLPESFAVEWHKSAGSDKFSHDTLSQPGAVVRDSGFTDPDEAVDAFARRHDLYHPMCITFELPESGLMFFVCLYRGMDAPAFSDSEAALFSAFCDHLLQLWRFQVQDMIRVDTGNGASDFGVARMDGSLLYVGASLCAAIQRELPGWSGSMLPAEVIGQLQKAPCVMRLGRCALTLSPNAEHVILSLEAQSRAAVLPPRERTAAMLFAAGHSYKEIAKILTLSPATVRTYLRNCYLQLGVKSKVELGSVLRDATRRD; encoded by the coding sequence ATGAAGGAGGGTGATGAGGTCGGCGCGCAGCCGTCGATGGCAACGCTCAAGGCGTTCAATCGTTGCGTGCTGCACCTGGGGCGGCTGGCTCGGGAGCGCGGCGCCTCGCAGTTCATCGCTGAAGGCCTGCAAGCGTTCCGCCAACTGGTGCCCTTTGCGTCGGCGTGGTGGGGCGAGATGTCCGCGTCAGCCGGCAACGCACCGCCTAAAAGCTGGATGCACGGGCGCATTAACCTGCCCGAATCGTTTGCCGTTGAATGGCACAAGAGTGCGGGCAGCGACAAATTTTCCCACGACACCTTGAGCCAACCCGGTGCGGTGGTGCGCGACAGCGGCTTCACCGATCCTGATGAAGCGGTGGACGCCTTTGCCCGGCGCCATGACCTCTATCATCCGATGTGCATCACCTTCGAGTTGCCCGAAAGCGGCTTGATGTTTTTCGTCTGCCTCTATCGTGGCATGGATGCTCCGGCGTTCAGCGATAGCGAGGCCGCGTTGTTTTCGGCCTTCTGCGATCACCTGTTGCAGCTGTGGCGATTTCAGGTGCAAGACATGATCCGCGTCGACACGGGCAACGGCGCGAGCGACTTCGGTGTGGCGCGCATGGACGGCAGTCTGCTGTACGTGGGCGCCAGCCTGTGCGCCGCCATCCAGCGCGAGTTGCCCGGGTGGAGCGGTTCGATGCTGCCGGCCGAGGTGATCGGGCAACTGCAAAAGGCCCCTTGCGTGATGCGTCTGGGCCGGTGTGCGCTGACGCTGAGTCCCAACGCAGAGCATGTGATTCTGTCGCTCGAAGCGCAGTCGCGCGCAGCAGTACTCCCGCCACGGGAACGGACGGCGGCGATGCTGTTTGCGGCGGGTCATTCCTATAAAGAAATTGCGAAAATCCTGACCCTGAGCCCGGCGACCGTGCGCACTTATCTGCGCAACTGCTACTTGCAGCTCGGCGTGAAAAGCAAGGTCGAACTGGGTTCCGTCCTGCGAGACGCCACACGCCGCGATTAA
- a CDS encoding amidohydrolase, whose amino-acid sequence MKFSRLFIAVATTTALASMALVGCQTQSTTPADTVMRNGYVYTVDGQNSVQQAIAVSGGKIVYVGSDEGVSAYIGKQTQLIDLAGRMLMPGFIDAHMHPGDGGRAMTLCDLKYQTMTRKVFQETIQACLDADKDKGPDVWLEVGSWDRMGMDGLDGDPDKSTLDALKTQRPIQVRSTDFHTVLTNSRGLAVAGINKNTANPSDGKYVRDSAGNPNGICEDGAADAMAAVVPPATDAEKLNQTRAALDAMRQQGITSFFDALSGPENGKAFTSLQQSGELTARALLAIKLAPAAAAADPTKTIAEAKALATTYDQGEAKVAPGVSMRHVKLFMDGIINAPADTGAMLTPYLKNAGTEKAPKWTAGKNVGELYFPSQVLKPLLLQAVQAGLDPHLHATGDRAVRDSLNGIEYVRQQLPGNGFRPAITHNESVDPADYPRFKALDVTANMSFQWAQQAPSTIDGTSDHLGAQRFARMEPSGSIARAGGRVAYGSDWPVDPLDEFLALKIGVTRSGDPQNPHSYGPKYAGRLNADPALSRTEVLRTITINAAEQLKLDAVVGSVEVGKFADLIVLDKNFMQVPEDELARNEVLMTVVGGKVVWAKAPLVAGVQKPIQ is encoded by the coding sequence TTGAAATTTTCCAGGCTGTTTATCGCGGTTGCGACCACTACGGCACTTGCTTCCATGGCGCTCGTGGGGTGCCAGACCCAAAGCACGACGCCCGCCGACACGGTGATGCGCAACGGCTACGTCTACACCGTCGATGGCCAGAACTCCGTGCAGCAGGCGATTGCCGTTTCGGGCGGGAAGATCGTTTATGTCGGCAGCGACGAAGGGGTTTCTGCGTACATCGGCAAGCAGACCCAGTTGATCGATCTGGCCGGGCGCATGCTGATGCCGGGTTTCATTGATGCGCACATGCACCCGGGGGACGGCGGTCGCGCCATGACCTTGTGCGACCTGAAATACCAGACGATGACGCGCAAGGTATTCCAGGAAACCATTCAAGCCTGTCTGGACGCCGACAAGGACAAGGGCCCCGACGTCTGGCTCGAAGTCGGCAGCTGGGATCGCATGGGCATGGACGGACTCGACGGCGACCCGGACAAATCAACGCTGGACGCGCTCAAGACCCAGCGTCCGATCCAGGTCCGCTCCACCGACTTCCATACCGTGCTGACCAACTCCCGCGGCCTGGCCGTGGCCGGCATCAACAAAAACACCGCCAATCCGAGCGATGGCAAATACGTGCGTGACAGCGCCGGCAACCCGAACGGCATCTGCGAAGACGGCGCGGCCGATGCCATGGCCGCCGTGGTGCCGCCCGCCACCGACGCCGAAAAACTCAACCAGACCCGCGCCGCGCTCGACGCGATGCGCCAGCAAGGCATCACCAGTTTCTTCGATGCCTTGTCAGGGCCCGAAAACGGCAAGGCGTTCACCAGCCTGCAGCAGTCGGGCGAGCTGACCGCCCGGGCCTTGCTGGCGATCAAACTGGCCCCGGCCGCTGCTGCTGCGGATCCAACAAAAACCATCGCCGAAGCCAAGGCATTGGCCACGACTTACGATCAGGGCGAAGCCAAAGTCGCGCCGGGCGTGAGCATGCGCCACGTCAAATTGTTCATGGACGGCATCATCAATGCCCCGGCGGACACCGGGGCAATGCTGACGCCGTACTTGAAAAATGCCGGAACCGAAAAGGCACCGAAGTGGACAGCGGGCAAGAACGTCGGTGAGCTGTACTTCCCGTCGCAAGTGCTCAAGCCGTTGCTGTTGCAAGCCGTACAGGCCGGCCTCGACCCGCACCTGCACGCCACCGGTGACCGCGCGGTGCGTGACTCGCTGAACGGCATCGAATACGTACGTCAGCAATTGCCTGGCAATGGTTTTCGCCCGGCGATCACTCACAACGAGTCCGTGGACCCTGCCGACTATCCACGCTTCAAGGCCCTCGACGTGACCGCCAACATGTCCTTCCAGTGGGCCCAGCAGGCACCGTCCACCATCGACGGCACCAGCGATCACCTCGGTGCCCAGCGTTTCGCTCGCATGGAACCGTCGGGCAGCATCGCCCGGGCCGGCGGTCGCGTGGCGTATGGCAGTGACTGGCCTGTCGACCCGCTCGACGAGTTCCTCGCGTTGAAGATCGGCGTCACCCGCTCAGGCGATCCGCAAAACCCACACAGCTACGGCCCCAAGTACGCCGGCCGGCTGAATGCCGACCCGGCACTGTCGCGCACGGAGGTGCTGCGCACCATCACCATCAACGCTGCCGAACAGCTGAAACTGGACGCGGTGGTCGGCTCGGTGGAAGTGGGCAAGTTCGCCGACCTGATCGTCCTGGACAAGAACTTCATGCAAGTGCCTGAGGATGAATTGGCCCGAAATGAAGTGCTGATGACGGTGGTCGGCGGCAAGGTTGTGTGGGCCAAGGCGCCGCTTGTGGCTGGCGTACAAAAGCCGATCCAATAA